Genomic window (Vigna radiata var. radiata cultivar VC1973A chromosome 1, Vradiata_ver6, whole genome shotgun sequence):
ATTGAAGCAGAAGGAGAGGAATTGGCAGATACTACTTTGAGGCTGGTAGAGGAGATGATTGCAAAGCTCCATGCTTAATCTTTTCTTGTGTTGCATCACTTTTTCTTTACTTCTAACTTATTGgcattaattatgtttttgacATGAACTTCATTGCTGAAAAGATATTAGTAAACCAATGTAGAATTGACAGCATTATTGTGTACATAAAATTGGTTCGGTTTTCTAGTATGTTTCGTATTTAGTTTTGGTTGTGTCAATTGCTAGGTATGTTTGGATTCTAACTTTACTTGTTCTGGATTACAAACATTGAAGTTTGAATTCGATTAGAGTTTAGGATTTGGTGttgcttttttatttgttaaagacTGACCAACTCAGCAAATAATGTCGTGgggttttgttatttttttaatgtgaataAGATAAGATATGATTGTCTCTCGCTTTGGAAAAAGTGGaacaaataaacatttatagATGATCCGTAGAATCATGTGGGGTCAAGAGTTAAATCCCCCAATGAACAAAAGAGGTGACGGAGTGCTTTAAAGGTAGaccatgatattttaacaccatttttttatattattttgacactgcacatgttagacaatttcaaattaaaaaaagttgagatagaggtatatttggaagagaaaaaccaaattttattttttaatttgaaatcgtccaaccacattttgacacgtgtgcagtgtcaaaatgatgtaaaaaaatggtgttaaaattttattttcgtttaaaGGTTGTGGTTTAAACTTTTAAAGTAGGGATACTGAAATTCAAAAGCGTAATGTATTATATTGgttaaataagaaattaaataactataaaacaaaaagcGAAACTTGAGCGAATATTTTTCGTACTATCCAACTTTTCAATTTTAGCCGCTTGACAATGTCCTAGTTAATTCTTGATGAAAACAATCATTGAAATGTTAGTGAATAACATCCATATACcaatatattaacttatatgATAAGCCAATagacataatttaaaaaacaaaaaaaaaatggagtgaAAATTTGCGTGGAACCTAAATTTTTATGAAGAAAGTGCAAGAGTGACTTGACTGATTCCATGggtgtttttctttcttctaatgaagataacaaaaacaagtaaaaactatttaatttgcTAGAGAAGAAGTAGCGTAAAGTAAAAACAGGTGAGGTCTTCATGTTTAGCAACAGCAAACTTAAGAATAAAGCGAATTTCAGCTTGACCTTCTGTAAAATCTGTAAGCTATAGCAACAGCTGCCAAAGCTCCAAGTATACCAGTAGCTGTAAGAATATCACGTTTCTGTAGTAAAGGCCAACTACAACTTGTATTGCTCCTCCCCTGCCTTTTATAAGCTTCTGCGCTTTTATTATCATTCTCTTTGTTTTGCTCAAAACTTGCACTTTGGCAGCAAGAAACCCCATTAGCACCTTGACAGCATCCTCCCACATTTTCGTTGCTGCTCAGACTGGCCTTGCCATTATCATTTCCATTAGCAAGTTTGTGGTCATCTGCTACCTTGATTTCGGCAACAGGTGGTCCCATTTGGCCCCTGAAACAATGTCACGTAAACAAAGCTAATCATCCTCCATTAcaagattaaataaatttcatcaaCAACCAAATAATCTTGTTTTCCTTCGGTTATTAATCCAAGTAGTGAAGTTAGATGCAAAAGCACATATGATTCGATCAGACAGGACCATAACAGGAAAGGAAACAAGCCATATTGATGAATTGTAACTGACGAATCAGAACTAGACTCATAGCAAATAAAACACTGCATTAACTATGGAATAAACCACCGATTCGATCCTCCATTGCCCTCTCTTCAGAGTATTCtttaaagtaattaaactaTCTGAATAGTTTTCAAGTATTAAATATCATAAGATTGGTCTATGTATAAATGTATAGTACAAgctttttaatcatttttatcttACTGTAATCATTATAAtctaatcttaatttttttaatattagccACAAACTAGTTAAGTGGAAGAATAACCTTATTATTTTACGTTCATGTATCTAGAAACTAACTTAAAGAGCTTTTTAATTATCTAGAAGACTGTTTAACAAGATTGTTAGTACATGAAAGATTACTACTATAAATTTTGACCTCAAGACCGAGGAGAGAAAAGACACTTCATAAATGAATTTTGAggtttatttatcaataattatgaTTTACCTGCCTGTGGACTTATTTATATGCGGGACTGAAAATGAGATTCGATTAGCTGCAAATTTATTCACAAGATAACTTGTGTTCAATTTGCTTAGAACAAACAAATTGGAAATTCGGTTTCATTAATAGGATACAActatgatatataatttaatataatcacTGGAAGCAAGACGACATTGCCCCCAGCCATCCAGAAATTAACATTGATATCTTGATAATTCCACACTCCATAGTCCAATAACCAATAGAAGGGTAGTTTATGAATCTTAAgaatgtatttttgttttattttcttttatacttttGTCTTTAAAAGCAAAATGTAACTTATTCAAATTACCAATTTCATAGAAGAtagagaataaaacaaaaagtacCAACCTCCAAAGTTTTTGTATGACCTCTCCTTTGGCAATTTGTCGGTCCAACAAAGCAGGCACGTCATCCGGAGTAACATAGCCGTACCTGAAATTAATTAGGCGCATCAATGAAACTAGCAACGTTAAAAAGCATACGTTTGTCTATGTTTTTTCATAAACATGTTAatttcaaccatttttttttttattttttactgtgAATTTAATAAAGAAGAATATTTACAATAACTCACCTATTATATTAAACCAATTGAATTAGACACATCATATTCAACTAACTGAACTATACTTCCTTAACAATTTCAGTTATGTTTAAAAAGTatgcttatatatattttaaacacaaaaaatctcttgaaaatatataacaaaatgattttaaatgataaaagtgatatATATGAAACATATAGAAGAGTGAAAACTGACCAGTTACCCGTGATCTTTCCATCTGGTCCTGGACAGAATATGATGACATTCCCAGCATACTTATGACCCCCAACATGAGAACAAGCCACAACAGATATCTGATCCTTCAATCCCCTCAGCTGAATTTCCTCGTTGAGCTTATCCAATAGAACTGGCCCACAAACACCGCACCGGACATCACGACTTCCATGAGCACACACAAAAATATGCGAACCTCTCAACACACTCTTCTCTCCACCACTATTCCACTCTTTACCATTCACTATCACATCATCAAAAAAGCCATCCACATTTGATTCCTCCAAACCcctttcaatcaaacaacaataaaactttCTCAAGTTAAAAAACTAGTATTAAAGGTAAACACGTTTTGGTATGAGTATAATACTCCATATTCGAACAATAACTTTAAGGGCCAAAATATTTACATGCGCTTCTTAAGAGATGGAAACTAGTTTCCCTAGATAGACcattgttatatttattgtaaacaTAATATACTGTTTAgtttcatataattattattattaactaatgTGATGTCAAATAAAGTTTTAgttgtttagttttatattaatagatTATTCTGAATTcagaattaaatttgaattgaaacaattataaaaaaagattatactaaatgaaaatatacCTCGTTTTACCATTgacttgttttgaaaataaaaaagaaattagaagtAATTACATTTACTTTCCCTCCCACTATGCTAAATAAGACAGTGTTTTGTTCAGTTTAACTTATCACATttaaatgtgattttaatataaatataaatatgctgtaaaaatatacaagtataaatataaataacaataattattattttatttcgaTGTAAAGATATTCCTttcaaaccaaaacaaaatatgaatttctttcaaaagaatttcaagaaaaatcgatgcaattttgttataaataaattatttaaattttatttataaaaaatatttaattttgaatttttaaactttaattttaaccagtatattccttttaaataaaaatggagaATCATTTaactaaaaacttaaaaaggaaataaatcttgttttattaaaaacattagatttttaatctaaaaaggGTATGATTAatctttcattaaaaataaaaaataaatacctaTTTTAGAATTTAACGGGTTGTATatcatttattgtttaaaacaatttcaaaaaaaaaaaaaaaaaaaaacacttactAAATCAATCTTACTGTGACCTAAACTTACATAGGTGACTTACAAGAATAAAATTCCAATTCTAATGCAAAACATGATGAAATTACGTCAAAGTTTTGTTCCAACTCTAATCTCCCTCAATAGAGATAtcgtttatatttttaaaatttcattcaaatatcTCTTTATGAACCAATTTAGTAATTTTCCACTTTTAACCGGTCTTTataatttaacatgtaaaagagccattaacaatttaaacataCAAGTTAAGAAAAACATAACGAATCAccaattcagaaaaaaaaaaattgaagcgGTGGTAGATTTTGGCATACTTGTATTTGATCATGTCAGGGAAAATCAACACGTCGCCATCGGCGAAACCGGCCTCCTCACGCGCCTCGCACACCGTGATTTTCGTCTGCCGCACACGCaacaaacaatttcaaaatcaatccAAATTACAACCTCAAATAATTCACGATCCGATTCCGAATTGGTCAAACTTCAAATCGATGcagcaaaataaaaatcagaaaccAAACCTTGACAGCGACATCGTTTTTGCGAGCTTTCCAGACACTAGCGACGCGTTTGGGAAGGGGATCGGCCTCGGAGGCCTCGATGCGAGGCGGCCAGACGCTGTGGTTCTTGTAGCAGAGGAACACGTGGCGGTCGTAGGCGTCGACGGTGCCGGCGAGGTTCTCCTTGTACATCTCCGGGCGAGAGAAGCCGTGCTTGGCCTCGTCAACGACAGCAGCGGAAGAAGCCATTAGAGAGAAGTGTCGGTTACAGCGAAAGAAAATGGGAGCGTTACAGATTCTGGCTCCGAGTATTATATAAGCTAATGGCATGGGTGCGCAATGCGCATTCGGAACTTTCACTCTTAAAGACGTACGCAATGAAGAAAATGACTCAAAGCGTGCATTCTTCAATCTGCACCACTCACGCGCTTAGCTTCAAAAagtcaaaagtttatttttaaattaatttggaaaaattctaaaatcatttttttcaattaatcttttaaaaaaaattcatacaaaataatttttttgctaAAGTGCGCGTGGGGGTGATGGATTTGGAAACTACAGAGGCGCGAGAATGGCAGTTAGATCAAGACTGAAATTTCACAATTTTAGCTCAACTTGCCAGTCAAAGTTAAAAACTTCAGATTTCTTTATGATAAAAAACCCTGAAATTTTTctcaaagtttttctttttaatcatcAAGAGCATTGAACAACGCTTTCAATAAACAACAATCATGCGTTTACTTGACCTATTCTTTTGCAGAACTAATTAATTAGCAACTGACGCAAtccaaagaataaaaaactaaacGATGACGCGTGTTCTTCTGGAAATGCGAGTCTACAAGCACCACAATGGGTTAGGCGATGCAAATTTCTGACCGTGTTTGatcaaagtttaaatttttaaagctTTATTAGTGAGTAGACGTAATTGGGTAGCTACAATTCGATTCTGTTCACATATTGATATTTGGTGTGTTGAAAGGAGAAGTAGTAAACAAGAGAAGAGAAAGTTGTTACTGAATATAAGCCGTTTCGGAATTTCTTACAACAGTTAAAAGTGCtgatgaacaacaatgtagtTGAAAACATTGGATCCTTTTATGGAAAGGAGAGAGAAACATGAAACACCAGAAATGAGAGATATGGAAAATGGAAACTGgtccaaagaagaagaaacagtGACATGAGATGAGTATCAGAAGAAATCAATATCTAAATAATTACCAGAAGGCTTCACACCAAGGTCCTTTTCCGTTTGAGGAAGATTCATAACCTGCCTTGGCACCTCTGGAGGATTTGCACAACGGATGAGTGCCCAGTTAACATTCTGAAAGAATGGATGTTGTTTGATCTCTGTGGCGCCACGTCTATAGGCGAGACGATGCTGAGGCTCCTTCACAAGCAACCCTCTGATCAAATCTCTGGCAGCAAAGCTAACAGTTGGAGATTCTGGAAACCTTAGAGGATGACCAATTACATTGAACAGAGTTGCACGGTTTTCTGAACCTTTGAATGGTGTTCTACCAAACAGAAGCTCATACAGGAATATCCCAAATGTCCACCAATCCACAGCACTTCCATGCCCTTCACCCTTGATGATCTCTGGGGCCAAGTACTCGTGTGTTCCAACAAAGGACATTGATCTTGCATTTGTTGGCTCTGCAATTAGCTCAGGAAGAGGGGTCACCTGGTTGTGCACATCATTCTTTGGTTTAGACTTTTTGTCTTTCTTGGATTTTCTGGATAGGAAACGCGGTGTGAAGCACGACGGCCGGATGCAGTCCGGCTGCATCACGCATGTCGGCTCGATGCAGGAAGGCTGAACGCAGTATCCTGAGCTTTTGGTCTCCAAGTTGTTTGATGACTTCACTAGAGTTGGACTGACAGTGCACCTTAGAGAGAGATCAAAGTCTGAAAGCATTATGTGACCATCTTCTCTCACCAACACATTCTCTGGTTTCAGGTCTCTGTAGATTATCCCTAGCATGTGCAAGTACTCCAAAGCAAGGAGAACTTCTGCCACATAAAACCTAAAAATCAAGAAAGTAAGTTAAGCAAGTGCAGTACATCATACATCATTGTCAAAGTTCAAGCCTCCTAGGCAGATAACTAGAAGATAATATACCAGAAATCTTAATCTATCTGTCAGAAATTGGGTTGGAGTAACAAGGAGTGGTTTCCACTAAACATGATACGAAAAAGGCCATATTGATACTTGCTgaagaaaataccaaaaactgatatttttaacaatatatgGCATGGGTAAAACACTAGTTAAGAAAGTGTTGAGGGTGGAGGAGAAGCTATTCATAGTATTCACCAGGCTTGGATAGAAAATGAGCAAGGAAACCACACTTTGTAAGATCACAGAATGTAACATTGTTCatagaaagaataaaatttctATCTGCTGCTAATATGGACTTTTTTACACAAGTCTAATCATGTATTGCCACTTTATTACAAGAGCTTCAAATGATCcccttttaagttttattcatGTAGTAACACATGATTTGAAAGATAAGGTAGACACTTTCACTGATTAAAGAAACAGTGGATTAAATCAAGCTCAAAGAGAATCAGAATGTCACGATGATGGAAAAAGAATAAGCAGAGAACTAAGGTCAATTGACCAATCATTAAGGTAAGTGGTATGTTTAACAATTAGTCTGACATGGTCAAACAGGGTAGAAAAGCCACGAAATTTTTCACACGATGCTGGGGGTTGGCTACATAGAAATTCCAGGGGTCATATTGATGACAATGGACAAGAATTACAATCTGGTAGATTTTCTTGTCATTTATACAATGGAAACCTCAAGTGGTGAAAAGCTTTTTATTCCCAAGGAAAGAATAGAGTTTTCTTTCAAGCCTAACAACAGTTTGACTCCTGGCTCATGATAACATAAAATACTAAAGTTCATAAATCCAAGGAACATATACCTAGCTGATATCGAGTTCACTTGATCCTAAAATGTTCTACATGTCTCTTCCTGTTATATATGATACAATAGCAAGATTCAAATTGAAAAGGAATTGCTAACCTGACTGCATGCTCTGAAAAATACTTCCCTGGTTGTCTTTGCCTGAGCGCATGCAGGTCCCCACCAGGGCAGAACTCCATTACCAAGCAAGAAAATGTTTCTGTCTCGAAGTGTGTATACAATGTAGGTAGAAAAGGATGATCTAAGGACTGTAATATCTCTCTCTCT
Coding sequences:
- the LOC106775312 gene encoding uncharacterized protein LOC106775312, with the protein product MPLAYIILGARICNAPIFFRCNRHFSLMASSAAVVDEAKHGFSRPEMYKENLAGTVDAYDRHVFLCYKNHSVWPPRIEASEADPLPKRVASVWKARKNDVAVKTKITVCEAREEAGFADGDVLIFPDMIKYKGLEESNVDGFFDDVIVNGKEWNSGGEKSVLRGSHIFVCAHGSRDVRCGVCGPVLLDKLNEEIQLRGLKDQISVVACSHVGGHKYAGNVIIFCPGPDGKITGNWYGYVTPDDVPALLDRQIAKGEVIQKLWRGQMGPPVAEIKVADDHKLANGNDNGKASLSSNENVGGCCQGANGVSCCQSASFEQNKENDNKSAEAYKRQGRSNTSCSWPLLQKRDILTATGILGALAAVAIAYRFYRRSS
- the LOC106772437 gene encoding protein kinase PVPK-1, with the translated sequence MESPVNGVDSLSEVQNSVSEVNHDPLSSGPLLRASRNNDGGHETKIIHHQNSHVINQKHSHEEGNNLKKEGLATKLSSKQPPLDDSKGCESNGVLVLESERKGTVDNNAKSHCQPEATFCQSPKNSFYSATVYSEAKGSFTNTEVSECASVDKSRESEEVANSSDFNESRKTSICRASTGSDASDESSTTSLSSVLYKPHKANDIRWEAIQAVRIRDGMLEMRHFRLLKKLGCGDIGSVYLAELSGTRTSFAMKVMNKTELANRKKLLRAQTEREILQSLDHPFLPTLYTHFETETFSCLVMEFCPGGDLHALRQRQPGKYFSEHAVRFYVAEVLLALEYLHMLGIIYRDLKPENVLVREDGHIMLSDFDLSLRCTVSPTLVKSSNNLETKSSGYCVQPSCIEPTCVMQPDCIRPSCFTPRFLSRKSKKDKKSKPKNDVHNQVTPLPELIAEPTNARSMSFVGTHEYLAPEIIKGEGHGSAVDWWTFGIFLYELLFGRTPFKGSENRATLFNVIGHPLRFPESPTVSFAARDLIRGLLVKEPQHRLAYRRGATEIKQHPFFQNVNWALIRCANPPEVPRQVMNLPQTEKDLGVKPSGNYLDIDFF